A window of Miscanthus floridulus cultivar M001 chromosome 12, ASM1932011v1, whole genome shotgun sequence genomic DNA:
GCCGCCGGCCGCCCGGTGCATTCGCCGCGCCCGCTCGCCAGTGCACCTCCCCCTCCGGTCATCCACGGTGGCTGCCCTCCTAGGCCTacgcccgcgcctcccggcccggtcttgcgcgctgcagcgaggtactccactaatatagttagcacagttaataaagttagtaaaattattaaagtatagctagtaaagttagttagtttagttagtatatgtaatataataagttagtatatGTAGTAAAGTTAGgcagtttagttagtacagttattgactctagttgtacattggatttagtctaattagttgttataGTTAActttgtatagatgttaatatttgattagttaaTATAGTTATAGTGGACGAAATGCTTTCGACAACTTGATGAAGTTttttgaaatgcttttgcagatggattgttgtgttagagttttgtatggaggaagtgttaggagagaagatggtatgtttaaggatatggaagaagaattggaatggtttgatgaacctcctagcttcaacgacctttgtgtccgtttgaatacaaagtttagcgatgatttcacactgaaggggaggtttgatactggaaagactagggcacactatgtcctcatgcccttgcgcgaccctgctcactggtcccgctacactagggttctccaaggttctaatgtgcccatggctgaggtggtggtggagaatggatacaggatgcatggtgttcaggacggcccgtccattgatggttttggaggcaatgaacaagaattaggggtcgaaggggaagcaactcaggataacctggatttggacggtcagttgacgcaggagcagttttattcaactgcagtaggctgtataagaaatgacttcgatgtgaatgagttcgaacgggaagaggaggagcaggaggaggaggacatgatTGGTGATGTACTTAGAGGcccagatggaacagaaggctcagtgggcgttagcgtatgacgaggggggtttcaagtatggcatcatgaccactaacttctcggagtccttcaaccgtgtattcaccggagttcgatcgttgcctatgtctgaaattgttgagttctccttttataagtgcaacgaatattttttGAAAAGGTGGGAACTTACGCAGagaaatatagctgagcaggggcgttttggaaaggccggagctgaacatttgaaggaggccgaggaattggtcaagcagcacaccgccgagccatatggacccctgccgccatatctttagtgtacggggcaagggtggcacaagcttgggcgacgAACATTAtagtggacgaaactaccgagttgatcttgaaaaggtagagtgcagttgcaacttcccttagatcatgcatgccccatgctctcatatgatcacggcctgcagggttcgcggttagaactatgaggatctgtcatatgtcacccttgtatctccgttcgaacaccgttagtatttgggagatgagcttcgagccataccttgtcccaacacagtggctaccttataatggttatgattACGTACCGCAtccagatctaatgaaggtagggaaagataggaggaagaagaagtgactgaagggggacatggacgctatgagagggtacgacgaagacatatacggcgggggagacttcaacgagacccgtggcaaGGAATTTTGCTCCATTTGCAAACAATCTGGCCACAAGGCTAGTCGGCATAGAAGacagcaggtgatttcatattgtgttcgtattgcataacaagtagttcaaattttgtaatgctacataatgttaatctgaaaattgttaatttgaatactctaaccctttattTATCATTGtgtaacaggatgacccctcccacgccgcaccagtTGTACTCCCTTCTTGATGTGGAttacgacgacccccttcttcttCGGACGACGAGGTTTCTAAGAGGCGTTCAAGGGATCCTAACATtcgtgggacttagttcattacgtcgaacttatgtcgaacgaatattgtcgtcgaaaacttgtagactcataaaccaatgaaaatgttgtgtggtaacttgtcgtccatttatttgcttcatgttcgtttTGTATAGCACTTATAGTTTTGTATAGcaccgacaacaactcaattgTAGCTGGTTGTTGTCTGTCCGCGTCACTGTCGCGCCGTGGTCTATGGCGCGTCACTGACGCGCCGTGGGATCTGGCGCGGCACAACCATACCCGGCTCTGCcgtgccacggatcagggcgcggcactgccgcgccaagatcgatggcgcggcagagccctgccacgtcagcggtcagcgtttctggtcgccgccacgtcagtcctctgccgcgccgccatgcatgacgcggtacaggcatttggccgcgccaggataataggcgcggcaaaaaatgttagtttaaaaaaacaagagtgttaaatttaaaattagtttcgaaaaaatattaaaatttaaaaaaaatcacgaGGGTTGCCGGAGAGGGAGAAGGCACAGACGAGGAGCAAGAAGGGGAAGGGGGGCTGCACGGGGAAGAAGACGCAAGGAAGGAGACGGCCCTGCTGTGTGCTTGCGTTAGCCACATCCTTTTCTTTCTTATTCAACCAATCATATACCATCTAGTGCAAACGCTTAAAATGCTAAGCACGTGCTTATCACAGTATATCGCGTATATGGGATGTGTAATGTTCCCGAACCACTGTATTGAGCGGCTGCCTCATCGAACCTGCGCAAGCTGTTCACAGCGGAAAACGACTGGCGGCGCCACACGTTGAGCGAGAACGACGacacacacatgcatgcatggtcaAGCGGGATGGACATGAAGAGGCCGAAGAAAAATCGGAAACGATCGAGCAAACCCATCTATGCGGTGTGAGGATCGATCGATCATGCAGCAAGAGCACTGGTTTGGATCGAATAAAAGACTGTTATGCTGTTATTTTGGCTCCCCTGACGAGCAGCAGGCAGGAAGGCATGGCCTTCGTCTCAGTTCTTCGGCGGTGGGGGCTGCACCGTGCCGTTGGCCTTTGCAtcagcaccgtttggaggcaTCGCCTGGGTGTGGGCCTTCTCCCTCGCCAGGTCAGCTTTGATGACCTCTGAGCCCTGCAGTGAAGACAGGTGCGCAACAAGATTGCGGACGTATCATCAGTGACAGTGATCGATGCATGCCGCACAACATCTTCGACAAGGCTTGCATCGCCATGTGAATCGTTGTGCGTAAGCTATTTCCGGTTTGAATTGATGCATCAGGTGGAAAAACATCGGTGctcaatttatttttatttttgtgcTGGATTGTATTTGGAATGACGTGCACGTACCTGTACCTCGGTGAAAACCTTCAAGGCCTCTTCTGGGGAATTGGTTTTCATGATCTTCAAAGCTTCCTTCTGTACCAAACGAGTCAAACCGTGGTAAGTACAGTAAGTAGATGCTTCAAAGCACCCAACGGAGTCAAACCGTAGTTAATACATGCTCCAAAAGAAACCTAACCAGTCAATCAATATTGTACTACTACTGATTACTAAAGCAGTGAAGCCAATGCAGTACTCATGTCATACGATATTTGACTGCAACAGAAAAGGAATACCACATTGCTTTTGTGCCTACACATACTAACCTCACTATTCCTGATCATTTCCCTTACCAATTTTGCAAAAATAGAAATAATTGGATTTGCATGAGAGTTCTTTTTAACACCATCAGAACACTGGTA
This region includes:
- the LOC136497116 gene encoding uncharacterized protein; protein product: MSSVGSQDSMDSVDYAYLSDGFVEAPTLTSKEIEDVRKEALKIMKTNSPEEALKVFTEVQGSEVIKADLAREKAHTQAMPPNGADAKANGTVQPPPPKN